A window of Haloarcula taiwanensis genomic DNA:
CGACAGGTCCGAGGACAGCGTGTCGAGTTTCGCGGTAAAGCCGAGCCGGTCGGCCCAGGACGCGGTCCGCGCTGCCACCACGTCGCCCGGCATATCCCGGATAGCACCGACGAAATCGAAGTACTCACGTGGCGTCATGAAACTCGGCGGTGACTCCTTTTCAGGAAGAATCCCTGCCCGTTCGCGGACCGACGTCGGCTGGGTTGCCGGGTCGGCACCGAGTACCGCAGTCTGTCCACTGTCCGGACTGAGCTGCCCGGTGAGTATCTCCATCGTCGTTGTCTTACCGGCCCCGTTCGGCCCGAGCAGTCCGAAGAACTCGCCCTCGTCGACGCTCAGCGAGAGGTTCGCTATCGCGGTCATGTCGCCGTAAGACTTCCGGAGC
This region includes:
- a CDS encoding ABC transporter ATP-binding protein, which translates into the protein MTAIEIESLRKSYGDMTAIANLSLSVDEGEFFGLLGPNGAGKTTTMEILTGQLSPDSGQTAVLGADPATQPTSVRERAGILPEKESPPSFMTPREYFDFVGAIRDMPGDVVAARTASWADRLGFTAKLDTLSSDLSRGQQQKVMIAGAFFHEPAVVFIDEPLANLDPIVQERVKRFLRSYRDAGNTIILTTHDVDVAAELCSRVGIMYGGNLVADVRPAELDADVTLLDVFLDTVDATVDREKQPADT